A genomic region of Trichothermofontia sichuanensis B231 contains the following coding sequences:
- a CDS encoding ABC transporter permease — protein MGKEESRLQQWGDRVMGSRLVALALKEVRQILRNKQLLFLLVFPPTIQLLLYGFALNPDVKYLDLGVVDYAQTMTSRELVASLTNNHLFVRHPDSGSQAALGEQVRRGEVTAGVVIPPDWQQQLQRGETAEVQVLIDGVNANTAGIANGYINQIIQYFSRNLEPISPPPPIQPQVHFLYNPGLLSSWFFVPGMIGVVLTLTSSLVSSAALVREKDTGTLEQLLMTPASAGEILLAKIIPLFVLLMGDVMLALLVADLVFAVPLRGSLILFLALSGLYIFVGIGVGMMLATIARNQQQVVLISFFVNMPLIQLSGAIAPVESMPLLIRYLSWLNPLRHYITIVRSILLRGVGLEVLWPHVVALLVFVVVLLSVSSHRFRRQLS, from the coding sequence ATGGGCAAGGAGGAGTCTCGCCTCCAGCAATGGGGAGACAGGGTAATGGGCAGTCGGCTGGTAGCGTTAGCCCTCAAGGAAGTCCGACAAATTTTACGCAATAAGCAATTATTATTTCTGCTGGTCTTTCCGCCAACTATTCAATTACTCCTGTATGGTTTTGCCTTGAACCCAGACGTGAAATACCTGGATCTGGGAGTGGTCGACTATGCCCAGACGATGACCAGTCGCGAGTTGGTGGCATCGCTGACCAACAATCACTTGTTTGTTCGCCATCCGGATAGTGGCAGTCAGGCAGCCTTGGGAGAGCAGGTTCGACGGGGAGAAGTGACAGCGGGAGTGGTGATTCCGCCCGATTGGCAACAGCAATTGCAGCGCGGAGAAACCGCAGAAGTGCAAGTTTTAATCGATGGGGTGAATGCGAATACTGCCGGTATTGCTAACGGTTATATCAATCAAATTATTCAGTATTTCAGTCGCAATCTAGAACCCATATCTCCTCCCCCCCCTATTCAACCGCAGGTGCATTTTCTGTATAACCCTGGCTTGCTGAGTAGCTGGTTTTTCGTGCCAGGGATGATTGGGGTTGTGTTAACTTTAACCAGTTCCCTGGTCTCCTCGGCAGCCTTAGTACGGGAGAAGGATACGGGAACGCTGGAGCAGTTGTTGATGACCCCGGCTTCAGCGGGAGAAATTTTACTGGCGAAGATCATTCCCCTATTTGTCTTGCTCATGGGGGATGTTATGCTGGCGCTGTTGGTGGCGGATCTGGTTTTTGCGGTCCCCTTGCGAGGTAGCTTGATCCTGTTTTTAGCCCTTTCCGGACTCTATATTTTTGTGGGTATTGGGGTGGGAATGATGCTGGCGACGATCGCCCGTAACCAACAGCAAGTTGTGCTGATTTCCTTCTTTGTCAATATGCCGCTGATTCAGCTATCCGGCGCGATCGCCCCGGTGGAAAGTATGCCGCTGCTAATTCGGTACCTCTCCTGGCTGAATCCCCTACGCCATTACATTACGATCGTCCGCAGTATTCTCCTGCGCGGTGTGGGTTTAGAGGTTCTATGGCCCCACGTGGTGGCGTTGTTGGTCTTTGTGGTGGTGTTGCTCAGTGTGAGTAGCCATCGTTTTCGCCGTCAGTTGAGCTAG
- a CDS encoding class I SAM-dependent methyltransferase, protein MLIQANRLLAHSPLFRRWFLTPPQGEGYTVGGGDFHKIGQHFRQHFIELGGLKPDHRVLDVGCGTGRMAVPLTHYLDRQGEYWGFDINPVGIAWCQAQISRRFPNFHFQHVNVYNSFYNPTGTIQPQDYRFPFADATFDFIFLTSIFTHLLPDAMANYLAEVCRTLKSGGRCLITYFLRNPEAIVLMSSGQSKFKFDHVIDDRCWAADATHPEAAVAYAEDYVRQLYQRTGLILLDPIHYGSWCGRSSTPSFQDIVIATRP, encoded by the coding sequence ATGCTCATCCAGGCCAACCGCTTACTAGCCCATAGCCCGTTATTTCGGCGATGGTTTCTGACCCCCCCCCAGGGAGAGGGCTATACCGTGGGTGGAGGCGATTTCCATAAAATTGGTCAACATTTCCGCCAGCACTTTATCGAATTGGGTGGGTTAAAACCGGATCATCGAGTATTAGACGTGGGCTGTGGCACGGGACGGATGGCGGTTCCCCTCACCCATTACCTCGATCGCCAGGGTGAATACTGGGGATTTGATATTAATCCGGTGGGAATTGCTTGGTGTCAGGCCCAGATTAGTCGTCGTTTTCCCAACTTTCACTTTCAGCACGTCAATGTCTATAACAGTTTCTATAATCCCACGGGGACGATTCAACCTCAGGATTATCGCTTTCCCTTTGCGGATGCCACCTTTGATTTTATTTTTCTCACCTCAATTTTTACCCACCTGTTACCGGATGCGATGGCCAATTATTTGGCTGAAGTCTGTCGTACCTTAAAATCAGGAGGACGCTGCTTGATTACCTATTTCTTGCGTAATCCAGAGGCGATCGTGCTCATGTCCAGCGGTCAAAGTAAGTTCAAATTTGATCATGTGATTGACGATCGCTGCTGGGCTGCGGATGCGACCCATCCAGAAGCAGCCGTCGCCTACGCTGAGGACTATGTACGCCAACTTTACCAACGCACCGGTCTGATTTTATTAGACCCCATTCACTACGGTTCCTGGTGTGGCCGATCGTCCACGCCCAGCTTTCAGGATATCGTGATCGCGACCCGACCCTAG
- a CDS encoding chorismate lyase, producing MATAYEIKSRPSQPAAWHKLSSLWHGGEEVVQAGLPHSQLAPAWQILLLGDGSPTRHLRLLTGEPIEVDVIDMSAIGMSHDQAPSLIEAVPGPRLRRQVWLRTASGQRLAYATSWWDASQVDEYLQNRSLPIWDNLSRLHSELYRDIQGIHYGHSPSLEAAFAEAGPFWGRHYLFWHSGQPLTLIYEVFSPYLRKYLGPMQG from the coding sequence TTGGCTACCGCTTACGAGATCAAGAGTCGTCCCAGCCAACCAGCGGCATGGCATAAGCTCAGTTCGCTCTGGCACGGCGGTGAGGAGGTTGTCCAAGCCGGGTTACCCCACTCTCAACTCGCGCCCGCATGGCAAATTCTCTTGCTAGGGGATGGTTCGCCCACCCGCCATTTACGGCTGTTAACGGGGGAACCGATCGAAGTGGATGTGATTGATATGTCGGCGATCGGCATGAGTCATGATCAGGCCCCTAGCCTCATTGAGGCCGTGCCGGGTCCTCGCCTGCGTCGTCAAGTCTGGTTACGCACTGCTTCGGGGCAACGGCTGGCCTATGCCACCTCCTGGTGGGACGCGAGCCAGGTTGATGAGTATTTGCAAAATCGATCGCTCCCGATTTGGGATAATCTCTCCCGCCTGCACTCGGAACTCTATCGCGATATCCAGGGTATTCACTATGGCCATTCCCCCAGTCTCGAAGCGGCCTTTGCCGAAGCCGGCCCTTTCTGGGGACGGCATTATCTGTTCTGGCACAGTGGCCAACCCTTGACGCTGATCTATGAAGTCTTTTCCCCCTATTTACGGAAGTATTTGGGACCTATGCAGGGTTAG
- a CDS encoding VOC family protein — protein sequence MSKPMQLTQCLHVALLVSDLVQAEHFYGEVLGLPKVDRSLNFPGCWYQLGDIQIHLITTEHPLPPLANSDKWGRNPHIAFAVADLEAAKAVLLHTGGCTGANECVGSPCPVYPGPGRQYP from the coding sequence GTGTCTAAACCCATGCAGCTAACCCAATGTTTACACGTAGCCCTGCTGGTTAGTGACCTGGTGCAGGCTGAACACTTTTATGGTGAAGTTTTAGGATTGCCCAAAGTCGATCGCTCCCTGAACTTTCCGGGTTGCTGGTATCAATTAGGCGATATCCAGATTCACTTGATCACGACCGAACACCCCCTGCCCCCCCTGGCCAACTCAGACAAATGGGGTCGTAATCCCCACATTGCCTTTGCCGTTGCTGATCTGGAGGCGGCGAAAGCAGTCCTCTTACATACAGGCGGGTGCACCGGTGCAAATGAGTGCGTCGGGTCGCCCTGCCCTGTTTACCCAGGACCCGGACGGCAATATCCTTGA
- the psbA gene encoding photosystem II q(b) protein yields the protein MTTTLQRRESASAWERFCEWVTSTDNRLYIGWFGVLMIPTLLTATTCFIIAFIAAPPVDIDGIREPVAGSLLYGNNIISGAVVPSSNAIGLHFYPIWEAASLDEWLYNGGPYQLIIFHFLIGCFCYMGRQWELSYRLGMRPWICVAYSAPLASATAVFLIYPLGQGSFSDGMPLGISGTFNFMFVFQAEHNILMHPFHMLGVAGVFGGSLFCAMHGSLVTSSLVRETTETESLNYGYKFGQEEETYNIVAAHGYFGRLIFQYASFNNSRSLHFFLALWPVVCIWFTALGISTMAFNLNGFNFNQSVLDSQGRVINTWADVLNRANLGFEVMHERNAHNFPLDLASVESAPVALMAPSING from the coding sequence ATGACTACAACCCTCCAACGGCGCGAGAGCGCCAGCGCGTGGGAGCGTTTTTGCGAATGGGTAACGAGCACCGACAACCGCCTCTATATTGGCTGGTTTGGCGTGCTGATGATCCCGACGCTGCTGACGGCGACGACCTGTTTCATCATCGCCTTCATTGCTGCTCCCCCCGTCGATATCGACGGTATCCGTGAACCCGTTGCCGGTTCCTTGCTCTATGGCAACAACATCATCTCCGGTGCGGTGGTTCCGTCCTCGAACGCGATCGGCCTGCACTTCTACCCGATTTGGGAAGCTGCCTCTCTGGATGAGTGGCTCTACAACGGTGGTCCGTACCAACTGATCATCTTCCACTTCCTGATCGGTTGCTTCTGCTACATGGGCCGTCAGTGGGAACTGAGCTACCGGCTGGGGATGCGTCCCTGGATTTGCGTAGCCTACTCGGCTCCGTTGGCGTCTGCCACCGCCGTGTTCCTAATCTACCCGCTGGGTCAAGGTTCCTTCTCCGATGGGATGCCCTTGGGGATCAGCGGCACCTTCAACTTCATGTTCGTGTTCCAAGCGGAGCACAATATTCTGATGCATCCGTTCCACATGTTGGGTGTGGCGGGTGTGTTTGGCGGTTCGCTGTTCTGCGCCATGCACGGTTCCTTGGTGACTTCGAGCTTGGTGCGTGAGACGACGGAAACCGAATCGTTGAACTACGGATACAAGTTTGGACAAGAGGAAGAGACCTACAACATTGTGGCGGCGCACGGTTACTTTGGTCGGTTGATCTTCCAATATGCGAGCTTCAACAACAGCCGCTCGTTGCACTTTTTCCTGGCGTTGTGGCCGGTGGTGTGCATTTGGTTTACGGCGTTGGGGATTAGCACGATGGCGTTCAACCTGAACGGGTTCAACTTCAACCAGAGTGTGTTGGATTCGCAGGGTCGAGTGATCAACACGTGGGCGGACGTGCTGAACCGTGCGAACCTGGGTTTTGAGGTGATGCACGAGCGGAATGCGCACAACTTCCCGCTGGATTTGGCGAGTGTGGAGTCGGCTCCGGTGGCGCTGATGGCTCCGAGCATCAATGGCTAA
- the dxr gene encoding 1-deoxy-D-xylulose-5-phosphate reductoisomerase, which produces MKTLTLLGSTGSIGTQTLDIVTHHPEQFRVIGLTAGSNVALFAQQVRQFRPEIVALRDTNQLADLKAAIADVDPQPIILGGEAGIVEVARYGDAESVVTGIVGCAGLLPTIAAIEAGKDIALANKETLIAGGPVVLPLVQKHGVKLLPADSEHSAIFQCLQGVPEQGLRRIWLTASGGAFRDLPVEKLATVTVADALKHPNWSMGRKITIDSATLMNKGLEVIEAHFLFGLDYDQIEIIIHPQSIIHSLIELQDTSVLAQLGWPDMRLPLLYALSYPDRIATNWEPLNLVKAGDLTFREPDHDKYPCMQLAYAAGRAGGSMPAVLNAANEQAVALFLEEKIRFLDIPRLIEQTCDRHQVDNRADPSLDDILAADQWARQAVAEATQTLSLAGTC; this is translated from the coding sequence GTGAAAACCTTAACGCTTCTCGGCTCTACTGGCTCGATCGGAACCCAAACCCTGGATATCGTCACCCACCATCCTGAGCAGTTCCGAGTGATCGGTCTGACTGCGGGTAGTAATGTCGCTTTGTTCGCCCAACAAGTGCGCCAGTTTCGCCCGGAAATTGTGGCTCTCCGGGATACCAACCAACTCGCTGACCTGAAGGCAGCGATCGCCGATGTCGATCCCCAGCCGATCATCTTGGGCGGTGAAGCTGGGATTGTCGAAGTGGCCCGTTATGGAGACGCCGAGAGTGTGGTGACAGGCATTGTTGGTTGTGCGGGGTTACTGCCGACGATCGCCGCCATTGAAGCCGGGAAAGACATCGCCCTAGCCAACAAGGAAACCCTGATCGCTGGGGGACCAGTTGTATTGCCCCTCGTGCAAAAACATGGGGTAAAGTTATTACCCGCCGACTCAGAGCATTCTGCTATTTTTCAATGTTTGCAAGGGGTGCCGGAACAGGGTCTCCGTCGCATTTGGTTGACTGCTTCGGGGGGAGCCTTCCGGGATTTACCGGTTGAGAAATTAGCAACCGTAACTGTTGCTGATGCGCTGAAACATCCGAACTGGAGTATGGGTCGCAAAATCACGATCGACTCAGCCACCCTCATGAATAAGGGGTTAGAAGTCATCGAAGCCCACTTCCTGTTTGGCCTGGACTACGACCAGATTGAGATTATTATCCATCCCCAGAGCATCATTCATTCGTTGATCGAGCTTCAGGATACCTCCGTCTTGGCCCAACTGGGCTGGCCCGATATGCGTCTGCCGCTGCTCTATGCCCTCTCCTATCCCGATCGTATCGCCACCAATTGGGAACCCCTCAACCTGGTCAAAGCTGGGGACCTCACCTTCCGCGAACCCGATCACGATAAATATCCCTGTATGCAATTGGCCTATGCCGCTGGCCGGGCAGGGGGGTCAATGCCAGCGGTGCTCAATGCTGCCAATGAACAGGCCGTTGCCCTCTTTCTGGAGGAAAAGATTCGTTTTCTGGATATTCCCCGTTTGATTGAACAAACCTGCGATCGCCACCAGGTCGACAACCGCGCCGACCCCTCCCTGGATGACATTCTCGCTGCGGATCAGTGGGCACGTCAAGCCGTTGCCGAAGCCACCCAAACCCTTAGCCTTGCCGGAACGTGCTAG
- a CDS encoding serine/threonine-protein kinase, protein MQSLIDRIDQDLLPNLRLESLDPHDPIVVHQVPPPWKLVGAGNYAAVFAHPDTPDWVVKVYAPDRPGFEEEVEVYRRLGDHPAFSACLYARDNFLVLRRLRGVTLYDCVRLGIRIPPQVIRDIDAALAYARSRGLNPHDVHGRNVMMCEGRGLVVDISDFLHPDDCAAWEDLKRAYYCLYLPVIAPLRLRIPNWLLNGVRKGYRLFRRWGRLLSQLGNP, encoded by the coding sequence ATGCAGTCACTGATTGATCGGATTGATCAGGATCTCCTGCCTAACTTGCGACTAGAAAGTCTCGATCCCCATGACCCGATCGTGGTTCATCAGGTGCCGCCCCCCTGGAAACTCGTGGGAGCGGGCAACTATGCGGCGGTGTTTGCCCATCCCGATACCCCGGATTGGGTGGTGAAGGTCTATGCACCTGATCGACCGGGGTTTGAGGAGGAGGTGGAGGTCTATCGACGCCTAGGGGACCATCCAGCGTTTTCGGCGTGCCTATATGCACGCGATAATTTTCTGGTGTTACGGCGGCTGCGGGGGGTGACCCTCTATGACTGTGTGCGCTTAGGTATCCGAATTCCACCCCAGGTGATTCGCGATATTGATGCGGCTCTGGCCTATGCCCGCAGCCGGGGACTGAATCCCCATGATGTGCATGGTCGCAATGTGATGATGTGTGAGGGACGGGGTCTGGTGGTAGACATTTCTGATTTCCTCCATCCAGACGATTGCGCCGCTTGGGAGGACCTCAAACGAGCCTATTATTGCCTGTATTTGCCGGTGATTGCCCCGTTGCGATTGCGCATTCCCAACTGGTTGCTCAACGGGGTGCGTAAGGGGTATCGCCTTTTTCGCCGTTGGGGACGACTCCTCTCCCAGCTAGGCAATCCCTAA
- a CDS encoding DICT sensory domain-containing protein — protein sequence MSISASILEDLVRVQPHLRTQIYFKSSLIALSHAIEDQVLAGSVPPLVIASFQQERFYRQEAHRYRRIADRTDQVYVLAAPETEFANGSEYYERIAFDPEDGLRDEWHLIVISQQYASCLVCREHFAPSAQTAGFDQLATMDQIRRFEGIWTFDRQVCRQAAELLFERILHYRPELQAKIHQARSEILAALPHLIEVVQPGPFADRLVTYLQAGQYKLLKAYRSIAAQERKERLVNSISTAVRQSLNPEEILNIAVQELGQVLQVNRCLFYRCRETDASATIQYEFLGANVPSLSGYEWPLQGNPLFQTVVNQRERLYVNNTRTDPRITRTATSPPTPSAKSRRGKRKPAPPPSPLALSLADLVEHWQIEAWLMVPVLYRGRLLGMIELHGSAEQGRNWREDDLALVEAIAAQVGVALIQAEAYANLEELNQQLEALERTRSNLIAITGHELRTPLSTIQVCLESLASEPDMPAELRQVMLHSALADAERLRELVQDFLTLSRLESGRVEWHPEPLPLVECVDLVVSGMRTRHRQERLPQITTQVNPDLPLVEADGEWLVEVLAKLLDNACKFTEPEGQVEIIARSHGDTMLEVTIADTGRGIEPDRLETVFERFYQEEGALRRTTGGTGLGLAICRQIVTRLGGKIWAESAGRNQGSRFHFTLPIAKRTPLLTTRSDPEHTP from the coding sequence ATGAGTATTTCCGCTTCCATTCTGGAAGATCTGGTGCGAGTGCAACCCCATCTGCGCACTCAGATTTACTTTAAGTCGTCGCTGATTGCCCTGTCCCACGCGATCGAAGATCAGGTATTGGCTGGCTCCGTACCCCCCTTAGTGATCGCGAGCTTCCAGCAGGAGCGCTTTTACCGTCAGGAGGCCCACCGCTACCGCCGGATTGCCGATCGCACCGATCAGGTCTATGTACTGGCCGCACCAGAAACTGAATTCGCCAATGGGTCTGAGTACTACGAACGCATTGCCTTTGACCCGGAAGATGGGTTGCGTGATGAGTGGCACCTGATCGTCATTAGCCAGCAGTACGCCAGTTGCCTCGTCTGCCGTGAGCATTTTGCCCCCAGTGCGCAAACCGCCGGGTTTGACCAACTGGCCACGATGGACCAAATTCGGCGCTTTGAAGGCATCTGGACCTTCGATCGCCAGGTTTGTAGGCAGGCTGCTGAGCTGCTGTTTGAGCGCATCCTGCACTATCGCCCAGAGTTACAGGCCAAGATCCACCAGGCGCGATCGGAAATCCTCGCTGCCCTACCCCACCTGATCGAAGTCGTCCAACCCGGCCCCTTCGCCGATCGCCTGGTGACCTACCTCCAGGCTGGTCAATATAAACTCTTAAAAGCCTATCGTTCGATCGCCGCCCAGGAACGCAAGGAGCGGCTCGTCAACTCCATCTCCACCGCCGTGCGGCAATCCCTCAACCCAGAAGAGATCCTGAACATTGCCGTGCAAGAACTGGGCCAAGTCCTGCAGGTCAACCGCTGTCTGTTCTATCGCTGCCGGGAAACCGATGCCAGTGCCACCATCCAATACGAATTTTTAGGGGCAAACGTGCCTTCCCTGTCTGGGTATGAGTGGCCACTCCAGGGCAATCCCCTGTTTCAAACGGTCGTTAACCAGCGGGAGCGCCTCTACGTGAATAACACCCGCACCGATCCCCGCATTACCCGCACGGCTACATCCCCGCCCACTCCGTCTGCCAAATCCCGGCGCGGCAAGCGCAAACCGGCGCCACCCCCCTCACCCCTTGCTCTTTCCCTGGCCGATCTGGTCGAACACTGGCAAATTGAGGCATGGCTAATGGTGCCTGTCCTGTACCGGGGGCGGCTGTTGGGCATGATTGAACTGCATGGCAGTGCTGAGCAAGGACGCAATTGGCGCGAGGATGATTTAGCTCTGGTGGAGGCGATCGCGGCGCAAGTTGGGGTGGCCCTGATTCAGGCCGAAGCCTACGCTAATTTGGAAGAGTTGAACCAACAACTCGAAGCCCTAGAGCGGACCCGCAGTAACCTCATTGCCATTACGGGCCATGAGCTACGTACCCCCCTATCCACCATTCAGGTGTGCCTGGAAAGTCTGGCCAGTGAACCCGATATGCCGGCTGAACTGCGGCAAGTCATGCTCCACTCCGCCCTTGCCGATGCCGAGCGGCTGCGGGAACTCGTCCAAGATTTTTTAACCCTGTCCCGGCTCGAAAGTGGTCGGGTGGAGTGGCATCCAGAACCCTTACCCTTAGTAGAGTGCGTGGATCTCGTCGTCAGTGGGATGCGTACCCGCCATCGCCAGGAACGGTTGCCCCAAATTACCACGCAGGTCAATCCCGACTTACCCCTGGTCGAAGCCGATGGGGAATGGTTAGTGGAGGTTTTAGCGAAACTGCTGGACAATGCCTGCAAATTTACGGAACCGGAAGGCCAAGTGGAGATTATTGCCCGCTCCCACGGGGACACCATGCTAGAGGTGACGATCGCCGACACTGGACGGGGCATTGAACCCGATCGCTTGGAAACTGTGTTTGAGCGCTTCTACCAGGAGGAAGGGGCACTGCGGCGGACCACCGGCGGGACCGGTTTAGGCTTAGCGATCTGTCGGCAGATTGTGACGCGCTTAGGGGGAAAGATCTGGGCTGAGTCCGCCGGACGCAATCAGGGGAGCCGATTCCATTTCACCCTCCCGATCGCCAAACGAACCCCACTCCTGACCACCCGATCCGACCCCGAGCATACCCCCTGA
- a CDS encoding response regulator has product METINPVHNNISPKLMNQERSQKPKMLVVDDEPDNLDLLYRTFRRDFQVFRADSGTQALEILAQEGEVAVIISDQRMPQMKGTEFLSRTVPQFPNTMRIILTGFTDVEDLVAAINSGQVYKYITKPWDPNELKAVVQRATETYAVLQQRLDELQRAEKQAALLATIVELSQTMVDMATTLQAIASAFGKSFQADGCVLCVLGTDTPIADYGCYGLASTADWLPQDPLFAETLATGQVTGCFNIAAEADLAHLPTYQSLGIQAHVLCPVVHRGQNRAVLSLQWQQAHILSKGELAMLYLCAQQVVLALT; this is encoded by the coding sequence ATGGAGACAATCAATCCAGTCCATAACAATATCAGTCCTAAGCTCATGAACCAGGAGCGTTCCCAAAAACCCAAAATGTTGGTCGTCGATGACGAACCCGATAATCTGGACTTGCTATACCGTACCTTTCGGCGGGATTTTCAAGTCTTTAGGGCCGATAGCGGCACTCAGGCCCTAGAGATCCTGGCCCAGGAAGGAGAAGTCGCAGTGATTATCTCCGATCAACGGATGCCCCAGATGAAGGGGACTGAGTTCCTCAGCCGCACAGTGCCCCAGTTTCCCAATACGATGCGCATCATCTTAACTGGATTTACTGATGTCGAGGATCTGGTTGCAGCGATCAACTCCGGCCAAGTTTATAAATATATCACCAAACCGTGGGATCCCAATGAATTAAAGGCCGTAGTCCAACGGGCCACGGAAACCTATGCTGTTCTGCAGCAACGCTTGGATGAACTCCAGCGGGCTGAGAAGCAGGCGGCCTTGCTCGCCACGATCGTCGAACTTTCCCAGACAATGGTGGATATGGCAACCACCTTGCAGGCGATCGCCAGTGCCTTTGGCAAGAGCTTTCAAGCCGATGGCTGTGTCCTTTGTGTCCTCGGAACCGATACCCCGATCGCAGACTACGGATGCTATGGCCTTGCCAGCACAGCCGATTGGCTACCCCAAGATCCCCTGTTTGCCGAAACCCTTGCCACGGGTCAGGTTACAGGTTGCTTTAACATTGCTGCCGAAGCCGATCTCGCCCATCTACCCACTTACCAATCCCTGGGGATTCAGGCCCATGTCCTTTGCCCGGTCGTCCACCGTGGGCAAAATCGGGCCGTCCTCTCCCTGCAATGGCAACAGGCCCACATTCTCAGCAAGGGTGAACTGGCGATGCTCTATCTCTGTGCCCAGCAAGTGGTACTGGCTTTAACCTGA